The proteins below are encoded in one region of Candidatus Palauibacter australiensis:
- a CDS encoding 6-bladed beta-propeller, translating to MRGLLLGCALALGVAPVSGQVSGRIPEWTLERGVTIGSVDDPVYGLSRVGWVLADDQHVFVLQPQDGKVRVFSRAGEFVRDLGRRGEGPGELMRPNQMGWHGSRLWVTDPMSARLTFFDVATGEAETIQYRADVPGSFQRWIPLAVLANGRVVASPELTTPSGGLPTVSEIPVIVTEPDGTLPDTLARQSIVGLFRKITAGLAVGESWVVSPIQDQDLIAFAPDGSSVVLVKRQSWDGRTSPAEFEVTRIDLHGDTVYRRSFEYEPRPVPPDFFDDRIASSIDRPSINNRRAHARALREFYEQHRYFPPVASVEVGNDGTTWLAGLREENGDREWLVLDGSGSAIGRLRPPGGILFADLTECWVVERDALDIPYVVRYDVVR from the coding sequence ATGAGGGGTCTGCTTCTCGGATGCGCGCTGGCGCTCGGTGTCGCTCCGGTATCCGGCCAGGTCTCGGGCCGGATACCGGAGTGGACGCTCGAGCGCGGCGTAACGATCGGAAGCGTGGACGATCCGGTTTACGGACTGTCAAGGGTCGGCTGGGTCCTCGCCGATGACCAACACGTGTTCGTGCTGCAGCCGCAGGACGGCAAGGTGCGGGTTTTTTCGCGCGCCGGAGAATTCGTTCGCGACCTCGGCCGTCGAGGGGAGGGGCCCGGCGAGTTGATGCGGCCGAACCAGATGGGGTGGCATGGGTCGCGACTGTGGGTGACGGATCCGATGTCGGCGCGGCTTACGTTCTTCGACGTAGCGACCGGCGAAGCGGAGACCATCCAGTATCGGGCCGACGTCCCGGGATCGTTTCAGCGATGGATCCCGTTAGCCGTACTCGCCAACGGCCGCGTTGTCGCATCTCCCGAACTCACGACGCCCTCCGGAGGGCTGCCGACTGTGTCGGAAATTCCCGTCATCGTCACGGAGCCCGATGGGACCCTGCCCGACACGCTGGCTCGACAATCGATTGTCGGCCTCTTCCGCAAGATCACCGCCGGGCTGGCTGTCGGCGAGTCATGGGTCGTTTCGCCGATTCAAGACCAGGACCTGATAGCCTTCGCTCCGGACGGATCGAGCGTCGTTCTGGTGAAGCGTCAGAGTTGGGACGGGCGCACATCCCCCGCGGAGTTTGAAGTCACGAGAATCGACCTTCACGGCGACACCGTGTACCGGCGAAGCTTCGAATATGAGCCCCGCCCCGTGCCACCGGACTTCTTTGATGACCGGATCGCCAGTTCCATAGATAGGCCAAGCATCAACAATCGGAGAGCCCACGCCCGCGCCCTGCGCGAGTTCTACGAGCAACACCGGTACTTTCCCCCCGTGGCGTCCGTCGAGGTGGGGAACGACGGAACCACCTGGCTGGCAGGATTGAGAGAAGAAAACGGTGACCGCGAGTGGCTGGTGCTCGATGGCTCGGGATCGGCCATAGGCCGGCTTCGGCCTCCCGGTGGAATCCTGTTCGCGGATCTGACCGAATGCTGGGTCGTGGAGAGGGATGCCCTCGACATCCCGTACGTCGTCCGATACGACGTTGTCCGGTAA
- a CDS encoding RidA family protein encodes MTRKQLPATALALVAALALLGTALMPATPLAAQEHAEMSAMMHSVEYLGGRPNSPFSEAVRVGNVLYLSGKLGTVPGEGLVEGGIIPETQQTMRNIGDALERYGSSLDQVVKCTVFLADIADFRDMSRTYMEFFPNDRPARSALAVGGLVLNARVEIECIATVGLPGGDDGDGGS; translated from the coding sequence ATGACCAGGAAACAGCTTCCCGCCACGGCTCTGGCGCTCGTTGCGGCTCTCGCGCTGCTCGGGACGGCCCTCATGCCTGCGACGCCGCTCGCGGCGCAGGAACACGCCGAGATGTCCGCGATGATGCACTCCGTCGAGTACCTGGGCGGCCGCCCCAACTCGCCCTTCTCCGAGGCCGTGCGGGTCGGGAACGTCCTCTACCTCTCCGGCAAGCTCGGCACCGTGCCCGGCGAGGGGCTGGTCGAGGGCGGAATCATCCCCGAGACGCAGCAGACGATGCGGAACATCGGGGACGCTCTCGAGCGCTACGGCTCGTCGCTGGACCAGGTCGTGAAGTGCACGGTCTTCCTGGCCGACATCGCGGACTTCCGGGACATGAGCCGCACGTACATGGAGTTCTTCCCCAACGATCGGCCGGCGCGCAGCGCGCTGGCGGTGGGCGGCCTGGTGCTGAACGCGCGGGTCGAGATCGAGTGCATCGCCACCGTCGGCCTCCCCGGCGGCGATGACGGGGACGGCGGCTCATAG
- the asnS gene encoding asparagine--tRNA ligase gives MSEHTVTISELPAHIGDEVRLRGWVRRLRSSGKIAFLVLRDGTDEVQCVFVRNEIPPETWEPLTTVGHEACVAVTGVVRADTRAPSGVELTASGFEVLGPSVDFPIQPKEHGVDFLLENRHLWLRSARQIAIMRIRDEVIRAIHDFLHHEGFVHVDTPILTGAIGESAGTLFETEYFDLGTAYLAQTGQLYVEAAAAALGKVYCFGPTFRAEKSKTRRHLTEFWMVEPEAPWIDSDGNMELQERFICWIVKRVLYNQRDQLEALGRDISKLEAIQPPFDRISYTDAVAFLQSKGSDIEWGSDLGATAETLLVEGRDKPLFVFDYPKGVKAFYMKENPEDPRTVKCNDMLAPEGYGEVIGGSQREDDHDKLLARIREEGLPEASYDWYLDLRKYGTFTHSGFGLGIERTVTWMCGIDHLRETIAFPRMMTRITP, from the coding sequence ATGTCCGAACACACCGTCACCATAAGCGAGTTGCCCGCCCACATCGGGGACGAAGTCCGTCTCCGCGGCTGGGTCCGGCGCCTCCGCTCCAGCGGCAAGATCGCCTTTCTCGTGCTTCGCGACGGCACGGACGAGGTCCAGTGCGTCTTCGTCCGCAACGAGATCCCGCCCGAAACATGGGAACCGCTGACCACGGTGGGGCACGAGGCGTGCGTCGCCGTGACGGGCGTCGTGCGCGCCGATACCCGCGCCCCCTCCGGCGTCGAACTCACCGCGTCGGGCTTCGAGGTGCTGGGGCCGTCGGTCGACTTCCCGATCCAGCCCAAGGAGCACGGCGTCGACTTCCTCCTGGAGAACCGCCACCTCTGGCTCCGGAGCGCGCGGCAGATCGCGATCATGCGCATCCGGGACGAGGTCATCCGCGCAATCCACGACTTCCTCCACCACGAGGGCTTCGTTCACGTCGACACCCCGATCCTCACCGGAGCGATCGGCGAGTCGGCGGGCACCCTGTTCGAGACGGAGTACTTCGATCTCGGCACCGCGTACCTCGCGCAGACGGGGCAGCTCTACGTGGAGGCCGCCGCCGCGGCGCTCGGCAAGGTGTACTGCTTCGGCCCCACCTTCCGGGCCGAGAAGTCGAAGACGCGCCGGCACCTGACCGAGTTCTGGATGGTGGAACCCGAGGCCCCCTGGATCGACTCCGACGGGAACATGGAGCTCCAGGAGCGCTTCATCTGCTGGATCGTGAAGCGCGTCCTCTACAACCAGCGCGATCAGCTCGAGGCGCTGGGCCGGGACATCTCCAAGCTCGAGGCCATCCAGCCGCCGTTCGACCGCATCAGCTACACCGACGCCGTCGCCTTCCTGCAGTCGAAGGGGAGCGACATCGAATGGGGTTCGGATCTCGGCGCGACGGCCGAGACGCTGCTCGTCGAGGGCCGGGACAAGCCGCTCTTCGTGTTCGACTATCCGAAGGGGGTCAAGGCCTTCTACATGAAGGAGAACCCGGAGGATCCCCGCACGGTGAAGTGCAACGACATGCTCGCGCCCGAGGGATATGGCGAGGTGATCGGCGGCAGCCAGCGGGAGGACGACCACGACAAGCTCCTGGCCCGCATCCGCGAGGAAGGACTCCCGGAGGCGTCCTACGACTGGTACCTGGACCTGCGAAAGTACGGGACCTTCACGCACAGCGGGTTCGGGCTCGGGATCGAGCGCACGGTGACATGGATGTGCGGAATCGACCACCTGCGCGAGACGATCGCGTTCCCCCGCATGATGACCCGCATCACTCCGTGA
- the recG gene encoding ATP-dependent DNA helicase RecG, which translates to MKGGRSILRGSVQYLKGVGPRRAERFAKLDVHTGRDLLYHLPYRYEDATTVDAISELKVGQDATVIGRVVSKGVIPTRRRLRVFRAVIRDGSGHIECAWPGRPWLDRTIDKGDLMLASGPVRFYHGRQLQPREHIVLSRASDERGASGDKSAERSVPSGERGERAAAGRVFPVYPATEGLTHRQIRAVIHLNLASLLSDLGDEDPIPGDWLKELSLPPLAEALRTLHRPPAVSRVEPCRRRLAFEELFFLQLLHARARARLRHEVRGVAFDAPPTLTRSLLKALPFKLTAAQRRAWSEIEADMARPSPMNRLLQGDVGSGKTVVAALAMLKAIEAGRQAAIMAPTELLAEQHRRTFEKMLGPLGLEPELLTGAVTGKARRQALERIAAGDARLIVGTHALIQEGVDFAAPGLVVIDEQHRFGVEQRRRLRESGEAPDALVMSATPIPRSLALVLYGDLDLSIIDELPPGRRPIRTAVRGPDSRDAAFDFLGDQLAQGRQAYVIYPLVEESETLEVRAATVMFEQLQARFPDIAVRLLHGRLSSAEKDEAMRSFLAGDTGLLVATTVIEVGIDVPNATVMIIEDAERFGLAQLHQLRGRVGRGAEQSYCIVFHASETPSERLVAFEKKTDGFELAEEDLRIRGQGDLFGKEQHGAVLLRFAQLDRDIDLLETGRRRARAIVEADPGLSKPAHRRFRHELDLRYARREALYHVG; encoded by the coding sequence GTGAAGGGCGGGCGTTCCATCCTGCGGGGATCCGTGCAGTACCTGAAGGGTGTGGGCCCCCGGCGGGCGGAACGCTTCGCGAAACTCGACGTGCATACGGGCCGCGACCTGCTCTACCACCTTCCGTACCGGTATGAGGACGCGACCACGGTCGACGCGATCTCCGAGCTGAAGGTCGGCCAGGATGCGACGGTCATCGGGCGCGTGGTCTCGAAGGGCGTCATCCCCACGCGCCGCCGGCTGCGCGTCTTCCGGGCCGTGATCCGCGACGGGAGCGGCCACATCGAGTGTGCCTGGCCGGGGCGCCCGTGGCTCGACCGCACGATCGACAAGGGCGACCTGATGCTTGCCTCCGGACCCGTGCGCTTCTACCACGGCCGGCAGCTGCAGCCGCGCGAGCACATCGTGCTGAGCCGGGCCTCCGACGAAAGAGGCGCCTCCGGCGACAAGTCCGCCGAACGGTCCGTACCCTCCGGGGAGCGAGGGGAGCGTGCGGCCGCGGGGCGGGTGTTCCCCGTCTACCCCGCCACCGAAGGGCTCACGCACCGGCAGATCCGCGCCGTCATCCACCTGAACCTCGCAAGCCTCCTCTCCGACCTCGGAGACGAAGACCCGATTCCCGGTGACTGGCTGAAGGAACTGTCCCTCCCCCCGCTCGCGGAGGCGCTCCGCACGCTGCACCGCCCGCCAGCCGTCTCCCGGGTCGAGCCCTGCCGCCGTCGCCTCGCCTTCGAGGAACTCTTCTTTCTCCAGCTTCTCCACGCCCGAGCCCGGGCGCGCCTTCGCCACGAGGTCCGCGGCGTCGCCTTCGACGCCCCGCCCACGCTCACGCGCTCGCTCCTGAAGGCCCTCCCCTTCAAGCTCACCGCGGCCCAGCGCCGCGCCTGGTCCGAGATCGAGGCCGACATGGCCCGGCCTTCGCCGATGAACCGCCTGCTGCAGGGGGATGTGGGGAGCGGGAAGACGGTCGTGGCCGCGCTCGCCATGCTCAAGGCGATCGAGGCGGGGCGGCAGGCGGCGATCATGGCCCCGACCGAACTGCTGGCGGAGCAGCACCGGCGCACGTTCGAGAAGATGCTCGGCCCGCTCGGCCTGGAGCCCGAACTCCTGACCGGCGCCGTCACGGGGAAGGCGCGGCGGCAGGCTCTGGAGCGGATCGCGGCCGGCGACGCGCGCCTCATCGTCGGCACGCACGCCCTGATCCAGGAAGGCGTCGACTTCGCGGCCCCCGGGCTCGTCGTCATCGACGAACAGCACCGCTTCGGCGTGGAACAGCGCCGCCGGCTCCGGGAGAGCGGCGAGGCCCCCGACGCCCTCGTGATGTCCGCGACGCCGATCCCCCGCAGCCTCGCCCTCGTCCTCTACGGCGACCTCGACCTCTCGATCATCGACGAACTTCCCCCCGGCCGCCGCCCGATCCGAACCGCCGTGCGCGGACCCGACAGCCGCGATGCCGCGTTCGACTTCCTCGGAGACCAGCTCGCCCAGGGCCGCCAGGCCTACGTCATCTACCCCCTCGTCGAGGAGTCCGAGACCCTCGAGGTCCGCGCCGCCACGGTCATGTTCGAGCAGCTCCAGGCCCGTTTCCCGGACATCGCCGTGCGGCTCCTGCACGGACGCCTCTCCTCCGCGGAGAAGGACGAGGCGATGCGGAGCTTCCTCGCGGGCGACACGGGCCTCCTCGTCGCGACCACCGTCATCGAGGTGGGCATCGACGTCCCCAATGCCACCGTGATGATCATCGAGGACGCCGAGCGTTTCGGCCTCGCCCAGCTCCATCAGCTGCGAGGCCGCGTCGGGCGGGGTGCCGAGCAGTCCTACTGCATCGTCTTCCACGCCTCCGAAACGCCGTCGGAGCGGCTCGTCGCCTTCGAGAAGAAGACCGACGGCTTCGAACTCGCCGAGGAAGATCTCCGGATCCGCGGCCAGGGCGACCTCTTCGGCAAGGAGCAGCACGGCGCCGTCCTCCTGAGGTTCGCGCAACTGGACCGCGACATCGACCTGCTGGAAACCGGGCGCCGGCGGGCCCGCGCCATCGTCGAGGCGGACCCCGGGCTCTCGAAGCCGGCCCACCGCCGGTTCCGCCACGAACTCGATCTCCGTTACGCGCGGCGGGAGGCGCTCTACCACGTCGGCTGA
- the ftsY gene encoding signal recognition particle-docking protein FtsY has protein sequence MTGTLRRSKRGLWRRIVDFALTDVNTLVDGGLDGAAFERLEEVLLEADFGVDTTLELVEALERAASRGAIATEGDLRDTLRARLAETLAAAGPPAAAPTASPPRGDGPGVLLLVGVNGVGKTTTAAKLAARLQAEGGRVLLAAADTFRAGAQEQLRAWAERLRTDFVGGTPGADPASVAFDAVAAARARDADWVLVDTAGRLHTQDDLMRELVKIDRVLGRQVEGAPYERLLVVDATSGQNVMNQARQFGTSLDLTGLVLAKFDSTARAGTVVSVVRELAVPVRFLGVGESPEDLETFSPDRYLDKILEP, from the coding sequence GTGACCGGAACGCTCCGCCGCTCCAAACGCGGCCTGTGGCGGCGGATCGTCGACTTCGCGCTCACGGACGTGAACACGCTGGTCGACGGCGGGCTCGACGGCGCCGCCTTCGAGCGACTGGAGGAAGTCCTGCTCGAAGCGGACTTCGGGGTCGACACGACGCTCGAGCTGGTCGAGGCGCTCGAGCGGGCGGCGAGCCGCGGCGCCATCGCGACGGAGGGCGATCTGCGCGATACGCTGAGGGCCCGGCTCGCCGAGACGCTGGCCGCCGCCGGGCCTCCCGCCGCTGCGCCGACCGCCTCGCCTCCGCGCGGCGACGGGCCGGGAGTCCTTCTCCTCGTGGGCGTGAACGGCGTGGGGAAGACGACGACCGCGGCGAAGCTGGCCGCGCGCCTGCAGGCCGAGGGCGGCCGCGTGCTGCTCGCGGCGGCGGACACCTTCCGGGCCGGGGCGCAGGAGCAGCTCCGGGCGTGGGCGGAACGGCTGCGGACCGACTTCGTCGGGGGAACGCCCGGAGCGGACCCGGCCTCGGTGGCGTTCGACGCGGTGGCGGCGGCGCGCGCGCGGGATGCCGACTGGGTGCTGGTCGACACGGCTGGCCGGCTGCACACGCAGGACGACCTGATGCGCGAACTGGTCAAGATCGATCGCGTGCTCGGCCGACAGGTGGAGGGCGCGCCGTACGAGCGGTTGCTGGTCGTCGACGCCACCTCCGGGCAGAACGTGATGAACCAGGCGCGACAGTTCGGGACGTCGCTCGACCTCACGGGCCTCGTGCTCGCGAAGTTCGACAGCACGGCGCGCGCCGGCACCGTCGTCTCCGTCGTGCGCGAACTCGCCGTGCCCGTCCGCTTTCTCGGCGTGGGGGAGTCCCCGGAAGACCTCGAGACGTTCTCGCCCGACCGCTATCTCGACAAGATCCTGGAGCCGTGA
- a CDS encoding VWA domain-containing protein has protein sequence MSPGLWVLVALGAVVLVGWAYGAREERVAGRAGPAAVRAAAVFLILGALALPALRDSGVGVPERVVLLDISRSMTLPVRAGGAGGTTRLDSALALLPGLAPDRIYLFGDRPVPARLDSLEALGAGHDASRLEPALQAARLGGADSVWVLTDGELTDRDAARETAAGLGLGVRELRVAAAEPRVALAALRAPERARAGDTVRATLEFHAGGGSGGEGELPDSVSFQLERDGTVVATVRAPRPAPGRTGRAEVAFVPRDEGAEPVWRRYEAVLTDPPDPFGVAGRTGAWIEVSESSAGAVLVSLAPDWEARFLVPALDRLVLGGARGYLRLADGRFVEMGTGPRVVEGSRVREAVRGARLLAVQASPDDLPPWLAGALRTHARTLFFAAGPGDVPGVGARVTGPLPGEWYPAGAVPASPSAALLAEADLDLLPPVRELYAVEPAGTWSAINASRNRRGEGRPLLTAGEDGTRRWALSAASDWWRWSLRGSEPRRVYEGVFSGIVGWLVEDATPRLASLVRTPAPGEPPVWRIRPGSSDLTIQVLDEAGAEVWSDSVADPPAEVVGAGLPAGRYDVLVTATGPEGPVELRRPVHVEPDPREFLPGPPSEPLAIVAQPSPRPPAEVRSPRPVWPFLLAVLLLCGEWVWRHRIGLR, from the coding sequence TTGAGCCCCGGCCTCTGGGTTCTCGTCGCGCTTGGCGCTGTCGTGCTCGTCGGCTGGGCCTATGGCGCGCGCGAGGAGCGTGTGGCGGGGCGCGCCGGTCCCGCCGCCGTCCGGGCCGCGGCCGTCTTCCTGATTCTCGGCGCCCTCGCGCTGCCCGCCCTGCGCGACAGCGGCGTCGGCGTCCCCGAACGCGTCGTGCTTCTCGACATCTCGCGCAGCATGACGCTGCCGGTCCGCGCCGGAGGGGCCGGCGGGACGACGCGGCTCGACTCGGCCCTGGCCCTTCTTCCCGGACTCGCTCCCGACCGGATCTACCTGTTTGGGGACCGTCCCGTCCCCGCCCGGCTCGATTCGCTGGAGGCGCTCGGCGCGGGGCACGACGCCAGCCGTCTGGAACCAGCTCTGCAGGCCGCGCGGCTGGGCGGAGCCGACAGCGTATGGGTGCTCACCGACGGCGAGTTGACGGACCGCGACGCCGCCCGTGAGACGGCCGCGGGTCTGGGCCTCGGGGTGCGCGAACTCCGCGTCGCCGCCGCCGAGCCCCGCGTGGCGCTCGCGGCGCTGCGGGCGCCGGAGCGGGCCCGGGCCGGCGATACCGTCCGCGCCACGCTCGAGTTTCACGCCGGCGGGGGATCGGGCGGCGAGGGCGAACTCCCCGACAGCGTGAGCTTCCAGCTCGAGCGCGACGGAACGGTCGTCGCGACCGTGCGTGCGCCCCGCCCCGCTCCCGGGCGGACGGGCCGCGCCGAAGTCGCCTTCGTGCCGCGCGACGAAGGCGCCGAACCCGTCTGGCGGCGCTACGAAGCCGTACTCACCGATCCACCGGACCCGTTCGGCGTCGCCGGCCGGACGGGCGCCTGGATCGAGGTCTCGGAGTCCTCCGCCGGGGCCGTACTCGTGTCGCTGGCCCCCGACTGGGAAGCCCGTTTCCTCGTGCCGGCCCTCGACCGGCTCGTCCTGGGTGGTGCGCGCGGCTATCTGCGTCTTGCCGACGGCCGTTTCGTCGAGATGGGCACCGGTCCCCGCGTCGTCGAGGGATCCCGGGTTCGCGAGGCGGTGCGGGGCGCCCGGCTGCTTGCGGTCCAGGCCTCGCCGGACGATCTCCCGCCGTGGCTGGCCGGCGCGCTGAGGACGCACGCGCGCACGCTCTTCTTCGCCGCGGGGCCGGGTGACGTGCCGGGGGTCGGGGCGCGCGTCACGGGTCCCCTGCCCGGGGAGTGGTATCCCGCCGGGGCGGTGCCGGCGAGCCCTTCGGCGGCGCTCCTCGCCGAGGCCGACCTGGATCTCCTGCCTCCCGTCCGCGAACTCTATGCCGTGGAGCCCGCGGGGACATGGTCGGCGATCAACGCGAGCCGTAACCGGCGCGGAGAGGGCAGGCCCCTCCTCACGGCGGGCGAAGATGGGACGCGCAGGTGGGCGCTGTCCGCGGCTTCCGACTGGTGGCGCTGGTCGCTGCGGGGGAGCGAGCCGCGCCGGGTCTACGAGGGCGTGTTCAGCGGCATCGTCGGCTGGCTCGTCGAGGACGCCACGCCCCGGCTGGCCTCGCTCGTGCGGACGCCGGCGCCCGGCGAACCGCCGGTGTGGCGCATCCGTCCCGGATCTTCCGATCTCACGATCCAGGTGCTCGATGAGGCGGGCGCGGAGGTGTGGAGCGATTCCGTCGCGGATCCACCGGCCGAAGTCGTGGGCGCCGGTCTCCCCGCCGGCCGCTACGACGTGCTCGTGACGGCGACCGGCCCCGAGGGACCGGTCGAACTCCGCCGGCCCGTCCACGTCGAACCCGACCCGCGGGAGTTTCTCCCCGGGCCTCCATCCGAACCGCTGGCCATCGTGGCGCAGCCCTCTCCCCGCCCGCCGGCCGAAGTCCGGTCGCCCCGGCCCGTGTGGCCATTCCTCCTCGCCGTTCTCCTTCTGTGCGGGGAGTGGGTGTGGCGGCACCGGATCGGACTCCGGTGA
- a CDS encoding peptidoglycan DD-metalloendopeptidase family protein yields the protein MRTRLSTAVGLALAGILILGWAAFGPRAERPEDVKVVNVPTPPAPLALVHRLRRGETLGDVFEDHGLGPAATHAIVEAMVEFESPRRLRPGVAIHFVRRPGEPPARIRVDLDADRILHLWSRGEAAPLWSGRLDSVQVVRDTLLLAGLIRSNLFDAELSGDVETLGDAERFDVAYRISQVFAWQIDFWRDLRRDDAYRVLIEREVRPDGSVRDARVLAADFRNDRRVLTGVRFEHVPDERAEYYDEAGEALRGQFLLAPLDIVRVTSAFNLRRFHPVLRRTRPHLGVDYGAARGTPVRATGAGRVTRAGWWGNYGNAVEIRHANNIRTRYAHLSNVARGVAAGTQVEQGQVIGYVGDTGLATAPHLHYEFLRNGAQVNPARLQLPRAEPVPAELRERFAALRHVVLSRLRSLPMPVHPTQRARRTQD from the coding sequence TTGAGAACAAGACTCTCTACCGCGGTTGGGTTAGCCCTCGCCGGGATTCTGATCCTCGGCTGGGCCGCGTTCGGTCCCCGGGCCGAGCGGCCCGAGGACGTCAAGGTCGTCAACGTGCCGACGCCGCCGGCGCCCCTCGCGCTCGTGCATCGTCTGCGGCGGGGCGAGACGCTGGGGGATGTGTTCGAGGACCATGGCCTGGGTCCCGCGGCGACGCACGCCATCGTGGAAGCGATGGTCGAATTCGAGAGTCCGCGCCGGCTGCGGCCCGGCGTCGCGATTCACTTCGTGCGCAGGCCGGGCGAGCCTCCGGCGCGCATCCGCGTCGACCTCGACGCCGACCGCATCCTCCATCTGTGGTCGCGCGGCGAAGCCGCACCTCTGTGGTCGGGCCGGCTGGACTCGGTGCAAGTCGTGCGGGACACGCTCCTCCTTGCGGGTCTCATCCGGTCGAACCTGTTCGACGCGGAGTTGTCGGGAGATGTGGAAACGCTAGGCGACGCCGAACGCTTCGATGTGGCGTACCGGATCTCGCAGGTGTTCGCGTGGCAGATCGACTTCTGGCGCGATCTGCGGCGGGACGATGCATACCGGGTTCTCATCGAGCGCGAAGTGCGGCCGGATGGATCCGTGCGGGATGCCAGGGTGCTCGCCGCGGATTTCCGGAACGACCGGCGGGTCCTCACGGGCGTGCGATTCGAGCATGTCCCGGACGAGCGCGCCGAGTACTACGACGAAGCGGGCGAAGCCCTCCGGGGTCAGTTCCTGCTCGCGCCCCTGGACATCGTCCGCGTGACGAGCGCCTTCAACCTCAGGCGGTTCCACCCGGTGCTGCGGCGCACTCGACCGCACCTCGGCGTCGATTACGGGGCGGCGAGGGGCACGCCCGTGCGCGCGACGGGCGCGGGACGCGTCACTCGGGCGGGGTGGTGGGGGAACTACGGGAACGCCGTCGAGATCCGTCACGCGAACAATATCCGCACCCGGTATGCGCACCTGTCCAACGTCGCGCGCGGCGTCGCGGCCGGCACCCAGGTGGAGCAGGGGCAGGTCATCGGGTATGTGGGCGACACCGGTCTCGCGACCGCGCCTCACCTTCACTACGAGTTTCTCCGGAACGGCGCCCAGGTGAACCCGGCCCGCCTGCAGTTGCCCAGGGCCGAGCCGGTCCCCGCTGAGTTGCGCGAGCGGTTTGCGGCGCTTCGGCACGTCGTGCTGTCGCGGCTGCGGAGTCTTCCGATGCCTGTCCATCCCACGCAGCGCGCCCGCCGCACACAGGATTGA
- the ftsZ gene encoding cell division protein FtsZ: protein MVFAFDENGVRNAKMKVVGVGGAGGNAVNRMIDEELEGVEFIAVNTDAQALKESGAHLRVQIGKELTRGLGAGARPEIGRQAMSESSDEIRSVIAGADLVFVTAGMGGGTGTGAAPIIGGMAREMGSLCIAIVTRPFHFEGKKRMRYAEIGLRELRRAVDTMIVVPNERLLAVVGKEMTFRQALKKADEVLLQATQGISDLISVTGEVNVDFADVRTVMSNRGAALMGTGTASGEDRAVEAAQEAICSPLLDNVSINGATGVLINISGGPDLTIDEVTTANSIIQEAAGDEGEMIFGVVHDPQLEGKLRVTVIATGFGDMEGDEPAPMAERVIPVSQAPPRSRATPVVIGSKYGGPSVVDDRSAPPAPPEPEPLDPPLEVKRADIAFEALAAEEPMSEPASEPAPEAAPESAPALAEELAEELAPQPAEQPVSEEVTPNAEPEVPDRDSWTDARVEFEDLEIPTFIRRQMD, encoded by the coding sequence ATGGTCTTTGCATTCGACGAAAACGGCGTGCGTAACGCAAAAATGAAGGTCGTCGGCGTGGGTGGCGCCGGCGGCAACGCGGTCAACCGCATGATCGATGAGGAACTCGAAGGGGTGGAGTTCATCGCGGTCAACACCGACGCCCAGGCGTTGAAGGAATCCGGCGCCCACCTGAGAGTCCAGATCGGGAAGGAACTCACGCGAGGCCTGGGGGCCGGCGCCCGTCCCGAGATCGGACGGCAGGCGATGTCCGAGAGTTCCGACGAGATACGATCTGTGATCGCGGGCGCGGATCTCGTCTTCGTCACGGCGGGGATGGGTGGAGGCACAGGCACGGGCGCGGCCCCGATCATCGGCGGCATGGCGCGCGAAATGGGGTCGCTCTGCATCGCGATCGTGACGCGCCCCTTCCACTTCGAGGGCAAGAAGAGGATGCGGTACGCGGAGATCGGGCTGCGCGAGCTTCGGCGCGCGGTGGACACGATGATCGTCGTGCCGAACGAGCGTCTGCTCGCGGTCGTAGGGAAGGAGATGACCTTCCGACAGGCGCTCAAGAAGGCGGACGAGGTCCTCCTGCAGGCGACCCAGGGGATCTCGGACCTGATCTCCGTGACCGGCGAGGTGAACGTGGATTTCGCCGACGTCCGTACAGTGATGTCGAACCGCGGGGCCGCCCTGATGGGAACCGGAACCGCGTCGGGCGAGGACCGGGCGGTGGAGGCGGCGCAGGAGGCCATTTGCTCGCCCCTCCTCGACAACGTATCCATCAACGGCGCCACGGGGGTCCTCATCAACATCAGCGGCGGTCCCGACCTGACGATCGATGAAGTCACGACGGCCAACTCGATCATCCAGGAGGCCGCGGGTGACGAGGGCGAGATGATCTTCGGAGTCGTGCACGACCCCCAACTCGAGGGCAAGCTCCGCGTGACGGTGATTGCGACGGGCTTCGGAGACATGGAGGGAGACGAGCCGGCGCCGATGGCCGAGAGGGTGATTCCCGTGAGTCAGGCGCCGCCGCGGTCGCGCGCCACCCCGGTGGTCATCGGGTCGAAGTACGGCGGTCCGAGTGTGGTCGACGACCGCTCCGCGCCCCCCGCGCCACCGGAGCCCGAGCCCCTGGATCCCCCCCTGGAAGTGAAGCGGGCGGACATTGCGTTCGAGGCGCTGGCGGCGGAGGAGCCGATGTCCGAGCCCGCGTCCGAGCCGGCGCCTGAAGCCGCGCCGGAATCTGCGCCGGCACTGGCGGAGGAACTGGCGGAAGAACTGGCGCCGCAACCTGCGGAGCAGCCGGTGTCCGAGGAGGTGACGCCGAACGCGGAGCCGGAAGTGCCGGACCGCGACTCGTGGACCGATGCCCGCGTGGAGTTCGAGGATCTCGAGATCCCGACCTTCATACGGCGACAGATGGATTGA